A genome region from Camelus ferus isolate YT-003-E chromosome 25, BCGSAC_Cfer_1.0, whole genome shotgun sequence includes the following:
- the TP53INP1 gene encoding tumor protein p53-inducible nuclear protein 1 isoform X2 has translation MFQRLNKMFVGEVSTSSNREPEFSEKEDDEWILVDFIDTCTGFSAVEDEEEEDVSEESPAEHPSVFSCLPASLDCLADTSDSCFLQFESCPMEESWFITPPPCFTAGGLTTIKVETSPMENLLIEHPSMSVYAVHNSCPSLSEARCGTEEFHNPSSPRARKSCL, from the exons ATGTTCCAGAGACTGAATAAAATGTTTGTGGGTGAAGTCAGTACTTCTTCCAACCGAGAACCAGAATTTAGTGAGAAAGAAGATGATGAATGGATCCTTGTTGACTTCATAG ACACTTGCACTGGTTTCTCAGCAGTGGAAGACGAGGAAGAAGAAGACGTCAGTGAAGAGTCACCCGCCGAGCACCCTTCAGTCTTTTCCTGTTTACCTGCGTCTCTTGACTGCTTAGCTGATACAAGTGATTCCTGCTTCCTCCAGTTTGAGTCCTGCCCGATGGAGGAGAGCTGGTTTATCACCCCTCCCCCGTGTTTTACTGCAGGTGGATTAACCACTATCAAGGTGGAAACCAGTCCAATGGAAAACCTTCTCATCGAACATCCCAGCATGTCTGTCTACGCTGTGCATAattcctgccccagcctcagtGAGGCCCGCTGTGGGACCGAGGAATTTCATAACCCAAGTAGTCCCAG GGCCAGGAAAAGCTGCTTATAA
- the TP53INP1 gene encoding tumor protein p53-inducible nuclear protein 1 isoform X1 produces the protein MFQRLNKMFVGEVSTSSNREPEFSEKEDDEWILVDFIDTCTGFSAVEDEEEEDVSEESPAEHPSVFSCLPASLDCLADTSDSCFLQFESCPMEESWFITPPPCFTAGGLTTIKVETSPMENLLIEHPSMSVYAVHNSCPSLSEARCGTEEFHNPSSPRVEAENEVGQHIHCYVAALAAHTAFLEQPKSFRPSQWIKEHSERQSLNRNSLRRQNLTRDCHSRPVKHSGWAVHQPCPRQYNY, from the exons ATGTTCCAGAGACTGAATAAAATGTTTGTGGGTGAAGTCAGTACTTCTTCCAACCGAGAACCAGAATTTAGTGAGAAAGAAGATGATGAATGGATCCTTGTTGACTTCATAG ACACTTGCACTGGTTTCTCAGCAGTGGAAGACGAGGAAGAAGAAGACGTCAGTGAAGAGTCACCCGCCGAGCACCCTTCAGTCTTTTCCTGTTTACCTGCGTCTCTTGACTGCTTAGCTGATACAAGTGATTCCTGCTTCCTCCAGTTTGAGTCCTGCCCGATGGAGGAGAGCTGGTTTATCACCCCTCCCCCGTGTTTTACTGCAGGTGGATTAACCACTATCAAGGTGGAAACCAGTCCAATGGAAAACCTTCTCATCGAACATCCCAGCATGTCTGTCTACGCTGTGCATAattcctgccccagcctcagtGAGGCCCGCTGTGGGACCGAGGAATTTCATAACCCAAGTAGTCCCAG AGTGGAAGCGGAGAATGAAGTGGGGCAGCACATTCATTGCTATGTTGCAGCTCTCGCCGCTCATACAGCCTTTCTGGAACAACCCAAGAGCTTTCGCCCTTCCCAGTGGATAAAAGAACACAGTGAGAGACAGTCTCTGAACAGAAATAGTCTTCGTCGCCAAAATCTTACCAGGGATTGCCACTCTCGGCCAGTCAAGCACAGCGGCTGGGCTGTCCATCAGCCCTGCCCACGTCAGTACAATTACTGA